From the genome of Polyangiaceae bacterium, one region includes:
- a CDS encoding 23S rRNA (pseudouridine(1915)-N(3))-methyltransferase RlmH — protein sequence MRIVIVAVGRVKDKPLRAAIDEYVGRVRRFVSCDEVEIEDAPAARLVEKFSQKTQGATTIALEVHGRAVDSPTFARELERAGSRGKGTVAFLIGGADGIPAAISQAAHDRWSLSTLTFPHRLARLVLVEQIYRAMTILRGEPYAH from the coding sequence ATGCGCATCGTCATCGTTGCAGTGGGCCGCGTGAAGGACAAACCCTTGCGCGCGGCCATCGACGAATACGTCGGACGAGTGCGTCGGTTCGTCTCGTGCGATGAAGTGGAAATCGAAGACGCACCGGCTGCCCGGCTCGTTGAAAAGTTCAGCCAAAAGACGCAGGGGGCGACGACGATTGCGCTGGAAGTTCACGGCCGAGCGGTCGATAGCCCGACGTTTGCGCGGGAGCTCGAAAGAGCAGGCTCACGCGGGAAGGGGACGGTTGCGTTTCTAATTGGTGGGGCCGATGGGATCCCCGCAGCGATTTCGCAAGCAGCGCACGATAGGTGGAGTTTGTCGACGCTGACCTTTCCTCACAGGCTCGCGCGACTGGTGCTGGTCGAGCAGATTTACCGAGCGATGACGATTCTGCGGGGCGAGCCTTACGCGCATTAG